In Deinococcus seoulensis, a genomic segment contains:
- a CDS encoding DUF7007 domain-containing protein, with protein sequence MTLKTPFIPTPWGLSITAEELLPGVTFVQTPSHGGYHLNAAVNARPAAARVMIRQAFPHLELP encoded by the coding sequence ATGACCCTGAAGACCCCGTTCATCCCGACGCCGTGGGGCCTGTCCATCACGGCCGAAGAGCTCCTGCCCGGCGTGACGTTCGTGCAGACCCCCTCGCACGGCGGGTACCACCTGAACGCGGCCGTGAACGCGCGCCCAGCCGCGGCGCGCGTGATGATCCGGCAGGCGTTCCCGCACCTGGAGTTGCCATGA